One Roseovarius bejariae genomic region harbors:
- a CDS encoding DUF805 domain-containing protein → MHFKSKVKSCLIEKYWSIQGRASRSEFWGFTLFTLAVMVLLALFTGSWRMKPLFGLWLDPSHGFYLLRIVGTLIELALFVPAITVTIRRFHDIGLSGWWYLTILISSAYITTQLADGEILGPLFGLIALSGVALRKGTYRGEKYGPAPEAPAPENAREYDRSGHKRLWIGLRPLTARIGLAAIGLIGLLDVAIAHLYTPAPQPAPYFDPDRQQVMLRDAGRDRHWGNHDDAVWAFSFPKSANVQPTVDYKRVTLISAEDVEKTHKQGYAVLSTELRPRQPTPDESTLKLLVTLPDFGTLAGTFEDHPNSALEISLPSQQRLYDGTPDWGTVPSFTDEFEKLTRFNCEFDREIAPGITRLQEMSPTSAQAALEAFRNRGPRYETRDGCIGKAAARGASYALTDDTGSATGFGTCQSYRKAAQYGTCRFQFWLPQKRIIEYRFSEEFLPMLRDIDSHARTVLAQATVAHASKNIDLPTRQTAQAQ, encoded by the coding sequence ATGCATTTTAAGAGTAAAGTCAAATCCTGCCTCATCGAAAAGTATTGGTCCATCCAAGGCCGCGCCTCCCGATCCGAGTTTTGGGGATTCACTCTGTTCACCTTGGCGGTGATGGTGCTTCTGGCACTGTTTACCGGCTCATGGCGCATGAAACCGCTGTTTGGTCTTTGGCTCGATCCGTCTCACGGGTTCTATCTGCTCCGTATCGTGGGCACCCTGATCGAACTGGCGCTCTTCGTGCCGGCCATAACGGTTACCATCCGCCGGTTTCACGACATAGGGCTTAGCGGCTGGTGGTATCTGACCATCCTTATCTCCTCCGCCTACATCACAACACAGCTTGCCGATGGCGAAATTCTGGGCCCGCTCTTTGGCCTGATCGCGCTGTCAGGGGTCGCCCTGCGCAAAGGCACCTACCGCGGCGAAAAATACGGCCCCGCGCCCGAGGCTCCTGCCCCCGAAAATGCCCGGGAATACGACAGGTCCGGCCACAAACGGCTCTGGATTGGCCTGCGTCCCCTGACTGCGCGCATAGGGCTGGCCGCTATCGGCCTTATCGGGCTTCTGGACGTGGCCATTGCCCATCTCTACACCCCCGCGCCACAGCCCGCGCCCTACTTTGACCCGGACCGCCAGCAAGTGATGCTTCGTGACGCGGGCCGTGATCGGCACTGGGGCAACCATGATGACGCCGTCTGGGCCTTCAGCTTTCCCAAGTCCGCGAACGTACAGCCAACCGTGGACTACAAGCGCGTCACACTCATCAGCGCAGAAGACGTCGAAAAGACTCACAAACAGGGTTACGCCGTGCTTTCGACCGAGTTGCGCCCACGACAGCCCACCCCGGATGAGTCCACATTGAAACTTCTCGTCACACTTCCCGATTTCGGCACCCTCGCAGGCACGTTCGAGGATCACCCCAACAGCGCCTTGGAAATCTCCCTACCTTCGCAACAGCGCCTCTACGATGGCACCCCGGATTGGGGCACCGTCCCGTCATTCACCGATGAATTCGAAAAACTGACCAGGTTCAATTGCGAATTCGACCGTGAAATCGCACCGGGTATCACACGATTGCAGGAGATGTCCCCCACCTCCGCCCAAGCCGCCCTTGAGGCCTTTCGCAACCGTGGCCCGCGCTATGAAACCCGCGATGGCTGCATCGGCAAGGCCGCCGCGCGCGGGGCAAGCTATGCCCTCACCGACGACACCGGCAGCGCCACCGGATTCGGCACCTGTCAAAGCTATCGCAAGGCGGCCCAATACGGCACTTGCCGCTTTCAATTCTGGTTGCCCCAAAAGCGCATCATCGAATACCGCTTTTCCGAGGAATTCCTGCCCATGCTGCGCGACATAGATAGCCACGCCCGCACAGTTCTGGCGCAGGCCACCGTGGCCCATGCCTCGAAGAACATTGACCTACCGACGCGCCAAA
- the speB gene encoding agmatinase: MTKHGYESGRLDLPFVGISTFGKRPYVSDWSAIDADVAILGAPFDAGTQWRSGARFGPRGVREASTLFSFGHAGAYDHEDDVTYLPGSVRMVDIGDADIIHTQTESSHSNIESGVRAILKAGALPVTIGGDHSVNIPCINAFDDQGDIHILQIDAHLDFVDERHGVRYGHGNPMRRASEKPYVTGLTQLGIRNVSSTAKDGYDDARARGSDILSVRQMRALGPEATAGRIPKGARVYVTIDIDGFCPSIAPGTGTPSHGGFLYYEVLEVLQNVAQNHEVVGLDLVEVAPDYDPTDSTSILAAQLLLNFLGFIFHARGHGL, translated from the coding sequence ATGACCAAACACGGCTATGAAAGCGGGCGGCTCGACCTGCCCTTCGTCGGCATCTCCACTTTCGGCAAACGCCCCTATGTCTCGGACTGGTCCGCCATCGACGCCGATGTCGCCATCCTCGGCGCGCCCTTCGATGCGGGCACCCAATGGCGTTCGGGCGCACGCTTCGGACCGCGCGGCGTGCGCGAGGCCTCGACCCTCTTCAGCTTCGGCCACGCTGGCGCCTATGACCATGAAGACGATGTAACCTACCTACCCGGTTCGGTGCGCATGGTCGATATAGGCGATGCTGACATCATCCACACCCAGACCGAATCCTCCCATTCCAATATCGAGTCCGGCGTGCGCGCCATCCTCAAGGCCGGTGCCCTGCCCGTCACCATCGGCGGCGATCACTCGGTCAATATCCCCTGCATCAACGCTTTCGACGACCAAGGCGATATCCACATCCTGCAAATCGACGCGCACCTCGATTTCGTCGACGAACGCCACGGCGTGCGGTACGGCCACGGCAACCCGATGCGCCGCGCCTCGGAAAAACCCTATGTCACCGGCCTCACCCAACTGGGCATCCGCAACGTCAGTTCCACCGCCAAGGATGGCTATGACGACGCTCGCGCGCGCGGCTCCGATATCCTCTCGGTCCGGCAAATGCGCGCATTGGGGCCAGAGGCCACGGCAGGGCGCATCCCCAAGGGCGCCCGCGTCTATGTCACCATCGACATCGACGGCTTCTGCCCCTCCATCGCGCCGGGCACCGGCACGCCCAGCCACGGCGGCTTTCTTTATTACGAAGTGCTGGAAGTGCTGCAAAACGTGGCGCAAAACCACGAGGTGGTGGGCCTAGACCTCGTCGAAGTCGCCCCAGACTACGACCCCACAGACTCCACCTCGATCCTCGCGGCACAGCTGTTGCTGAACTTTCTGGGCTTCATCTTCCACGCGCGGGGGCACGGCCTCTAA
- a CDS encoding NAD(P)H-dependent flavin oxidoreductase translates to MRRYGKILARFLAKASLTGELNMTNAFCSKFGIRQPIVLAPMGRVGPPELVAAVSNAGGLGLAPLWTDAPDKMRAEIRRIKELTDKPFGVNLNMDFRNEAQLDVCLEEGVDVISIFWGEPGNFVERAKSHGAKVIITASTSAVAKEAVALGADAICAQGWEAGGHVEGKVSTMALVPAVADTVGDVPVIAAGGIADGRGLAAALALGASAAWIGTRFLAAKEAPTHPVYMERLLAASEDDTSHYDDLYDLVWPNAPHRALKNSTSEMWDAAGRPPLGQRPGEGDILALRPDGVEIPRYASAVAFAGLEGEIEPLPMWSGQGVGLVTKIQTAEEIVREIVEQAKTIINF, encoded by the coding sequence GTGCGTCGTTATGGTAAAATCCTTGCGCGTTTTCTGGCAAAAGCGTCGCTGACAGGAGAATTGAATATGACCAATGCGTTCTGCTCTAAGTTTGGAATACGTCAGCCAATCGTTCTGGCCCCGATGGGGCGTGTTGGACCGCCAGAGCTTGTCGCTGCGGTGAGCAATGCAGGCGGCCTTGGTTTGGCGCCGCTCTGGACCGATGCGCCTGACAAGATGAGAGCGGAAATCCGTCGTATCAAAGAGCTGACCGACAAGCCGTTCGGCGTGAACTTGAACATGGATTTTCGCAATGAGGCGCAGCTTGATGTCTGTCTGGAAGAAGGTGTCGACGTTATTTCCATCTTTTGGGGAGAGCCAGGCAACTTCGTAGAACGTGCAAAATCCCACGGTGCGAAAGTCATAATCACGGCAAGCACATCCGCCGTCGCAAAGGAGGCGGTGGCGCTTGGTGCGGATGCAATCTGTGCGCAAGGGTGGGAAGCGGGAGGTCATGTCGAAGGTAAAGTTTCGACAATGGCACTTGTGCCTGCCGTGGCAGACACCGTTGGCGATGTTCCTGTTATTGCAGCGGGCGGCATTGCCGATGGGCGCGGGCTGGCGGCGGCTTTGGCGCTTGGGGCTTCGGCGGCTTGGATCGGGACGCGTTTTCTGGCGGCCAAAGAGGCCCCGACCCACCCAGTCTATATGGAGCGCCTGCTGGCCGCCTCTGAAGACGACACCAGCCACTATGATGATCTCTACGATCTTGTTTGGCCCAATGCCCCTCATAGAGCTTTGAAAAACAGCACTTCCGAGATGTGGGACGCCGCAGGAAGACCGCCACTCGGTCAAAGGCCGGGAGAGGGGGATATCCTTGCCTTGCGTCCTGACGGTGTCGAGATACCGCGATACGCCAGCGCCGTTGCCTTCGCCGGATTGGAGGGTGAGATTGAGCCACTTCCCATGTGGTCAGGTCAGGGGGTGGGGCTTGTCACCAAAATCCAGACCGCCGAAGAAATCGTTCGGGAGATCGTTGAGCAGGCTAAAACCATCATAAATTTTTAG
- the guaB gene encoding IMP dehydrogenase: MEIREALTFDDVLLVPAKSSVLPNTADTRTRVTKTIDLNIPLLSSAMDTVTESRMAICMAQTGGMGVIHRNLTVEEQAREVRRVKRFESGIVYNPVTLRPDQTLADAKQLIERYNFTGFPVVDDKGHVVGIVTNRDMRFASSDDTPVHVMMTSENLAVLQEPADREEAKSLMRARRIEKLLVTDKAGKLTGLLTLKDTEQAVVNPTACKDELGRLRVAAASTVGDAGFERTQALVEAGVDMVVIDTAHGHSEGVATAVERAKALSGNVQIVAGNVATAEATKALIGAGADAVKVGIGPGSICTTRMVAGVGVPQLTAIMDCAQAAGDVPVIADGGIKFSGDFAKAIAAGASCAMVGSMLAGTDESPGDMILYQGRSFKAYRGMGSLGAMARGSADRYFQKDAASDKLVPEGIEGQVPYKGAAGNVIHQLVGGLRAAMGYTGCGTVDAMRTDCHFVRITNAGLSESHVHDVQITNESPNYRRG, from the coding sequence ATGGAGATTCGTGAGGCCCTGACCTTCGATGATGTTCTTCTGGTACCTGCCAAGTCCAGCGTGCTGCCAAACACGGCGGATACGCGGACGCGTGTGACCAAAACGATTGACCTGAATATTCCCTTGCTCAGTTCGGCCATGGACACGGTGACCGAGAGCCGCATGGCGATCTGCATGGCGCAGACCGGCGGCATGGGTGTGATCCATCGTAACCTGACGGTCGAGGAGCAGGCCCGCGAGGTGCGCCGGGTGAAGCGCTTTGAAAGCGGCATCGTCTACAACCCCGTGACCCTGCGCCCCGATCAGACGCTGGCCGATGCCAAGCAGTTGATCGAGCGCTACAACTTCACCGGGTTCCCAGTTGTTGACGACAAGGGCCATGTGGTGGGCATCGTGACCAACCGCGATATGCGGTTTGCCTCGTCGGATGATACGCCGGTTCACGTGATGATGACCTCGGAGAACCTTGCCGTTTTGCAGGAGCCCGCGGACCGTGAAGAGGCCAAGAGCCTGATGCGCGCGCGGCGGATCGAGAAGCTGCTGGTGACCGACAAGGCCGGCAAGCTGACCGGTTTGCTGACGCTCAAGGATACCGAGCAGGCGGTGGTGAACCCGACGGCCTGCAAGGACGAGCTGGGCCGGTTGCGCGTGGCGGCGGCCTCGACCGTGGGGGATGCGGGCTTTGAACGCACACAGGCCCTTGTGGAGGCCGGTGTGGACATGGTGGTGATCGATACCGCGCATGGCCACTCCGAAGGCGTGGCGACGGCTGTTGAGCGTGCCAAGGCGCTGTCGGGGAATGTGCAGATCGTCGCGGGCAATGTCGCCACGGCGGAGGCCACAAAGGCGCTGATCGGGGCAGGGGCGGATGCCGTCAAGGTGGGCATTGGCCCGGGCAGCATTTGTACCACCCGCATGGTGGCCGGTGTCGGCGTTCCGCAGCTGACCGCGATCATGGATTGCGCGCAGGCGGCGGGCGATGTACCGGTGATCGCCGATGGCGGCATCAAGTTCTCGGGTGATTTTGCCAAGGCGATTGCCGCCGGGGCCTCTTGTGCCATGGTCGGTTCCATGCTGGCCGGGACCGACGAGTCGCCCGGCGATATGATCCTGTACCAGGGCCGGAGCTTCAAGGCCTATCGCGGGATGGGGAGCCTCGGCGCCATGGCGCGTGGCAGTGCCGACCGCTATTTCCAGAAGGACGCCGCCAGTGACAAGCTGGTGCCTGAGGGGATCGAGGGGCAGGTGCCCTACAAGGGCGCGGCGGGCAACGTGATCCACCAGTTGGTGGGGGGCTTGCGGGCCGCCATGGGCTATACCGGCTGTGGCACTGTGGATGCGATGCGCACCGATTGCCATTTCGTGCGCATCACCAATGCGGGCCTCAGCGAAAGCCATGTGCATGATGTGCAAATCACCAATGAAAGCCCCAATTACCGGCGTGGGTAA
- a CDS encoding RsmB/NOP family class I SAM-dependent RNA methyltransferase produces MTPGARIQASAEILDEILAGVPAEKALTGWARRSRFAGSKDRAAVRDHVFQALRCRRSYACLGGGETGRALMLGALRAGGRDPAEVFTGEGHSPAVLSDAEQAAGQAPETLGDRFDLPDWMIPHFEGALGAKWCAAAQALTGRAPVVLRVNLRKATVAVALAALAEDGVEAKPAEIADTALVVCAGARRVAASRAYREGLIELQDGSSQAAMECLAVPPGARVLDYCAGGGGKVLALAARAEAEWFAHDAAPARMRDLPDRARRAGVCVTLLEEAVKAGSFDLVLCDVPCSGSGTWRRTPDAKWRMTPERLSELTEVQAAILDRAAGLVTPGGRLAYATCSLFCEENEAQVEAFVRRQPDWRLATQRHWTVSDQGDGFFLAIFER; encoded by the coding sequence TTGACCCCCGGCGCCCGCATTCAGGCCTCGGCCGAGATCTTGGACGAGATACTGGCGGGGGTGCCAGCGGAGAAGGCTTTGACAGGCTGGGCGCGGCGCTCTCGCTTTGCCGGGTCCAAGGACCGGGCGGCGGTGCGCGATCATGTCTTTCAGGCGCTGCGCTGTCGTCGGTCTTATGCCTGTCTTGGCGGGGGAGAAACGGGCCGGGCATTGATGCTGGGCGCGCTGCGCGCCGGGGGGCGTGATCCGGCAGAGGTGTTTACAGGGGAAGGGCATTCTCCTGCCGTTCTGAGCGATGCTGAACAAGCTGCTGGACAGGCCCCGGAGACTTTGGGCGATCGTTTCGATCTGCCCGACTGGATGATCCCGCATTTCGAAGGCGCGCTGGGCGCGAAGTGGTGTGCAGCGGCGCAGGCCTTGACCGGGCGCGCGCCGGTCGTATTGCGGGTGAACCTGCGCAAGGCCACGGTTGCGGTGGCTTTGGCGGCTTTGGCGGAGGATGGCGTTGAGGCCAAACCCGCCGAGATTGCCGATACTGCGCTTGTGGTCTGTGCGGGCGCGCGCCGCGTGGCCGCATCGCGGGCCTATCGCGAGGGTTTGATCGAGTTGCAGGACGGGTCGAGCCAGGCGGCGATGGAGTGTCTTGCCGTGCCGCCCGGGGCGCGCGTTCTGGATTATTGTGCCGGGGGCGGCGGGAAGGTCCTGGCCCTTGCGGCGCGGGCCGAGGCGGAGTGGTTTGCCCATGATGCGGCCCCGGCGCGGATGCGCGACCTGCCGGATCGGGCCAGGCGCGCGGGAGTTTGCGTGACGCTTCTTGAGGAGGCGGTCAAGGCCGGGTCCTTCGATCTGGTGCTTTGTGATGTGCCCTGTTCGGGCAGCGGCACATGGCGCCGGACGCCGGATGCCAAGTGGCGCATGACGCCGGAGCGGCTGTCCGAGTTGACCGAGGTTCAGGCCGCTATTCTGGACCGGGCCGCGGGATTGGTGACCCCTGGAGGGCGCTTGGCTTATGCAACGTGCTCGCTGTTTTGCGAGGAGAACGAAGCACAGGTGGAGGCCTTTGTGCGGCGTCAGCCCGATTGGCGGCTCGCGACCCAAAGGCACTGGACGGTGTCGGATCAGGGCGATGGGTTCTTTTTGGCAATTTTTGAGAGATAA